Proteins encoded by one window of Streptomyces sp. ALI-76-A:
- a CDS encoding DUF2520 domain-containing protein: MSTVQQPDPKDRPARLTVGVVGAGRVGPALAASLQLAGHRPVAVSGVSDASRRRAAQMLPDVPLVPPAEVMARADLVLLTVPDDTLPGLVEGLAETGAVRPGQLLAHTSGRYGAQVLDPALRAGALPLALHPAMTFTGTPMDVQRLAGCSFGVTAPEELRLAAEALVIEMGGEPEWIAEEMRPLYHAALALGANHLVTLVAQSLELLRASGVEAPDRMLGPLLGAALDNALRSGDAALTGPVARGDAGTVAAHVEQLRRHAPQTVAGYLAMARATADRALAHGLLKPELAEDLLGVLAHGTDGTEGDAP, from the coding sequence GTGAGTACAGTGCAACAGCCAGACCCCAAGGACCGCCCCGCGCGGCTCACCGTCGGCGTCGTCGGCGCCGGCCGCGTGGGCCCCGCGCTCGCCGCGTCCCTCCAGCTCGCCGGACACCGTCCGGTGGCCGTCTCCGGGGTCTCGGACGCCTCCCGGCGCCGGGCCGCGCAGATGCTGCCCGACGTGCCGCTCGTGCCGCCCGCCGAGGTCATGGCCCGCGCCGACCTGGTCCTGCTGACCGTCCCCGACGACACCCTGCCCGGCCTCGTCGAGGGCCTCGCAGAGACCGGTGCCGTACGGCCGGGACAGCTCCTGGCGCACACCTCCGGCCGGTACGGCGCACAGGTCCTGGACCCCGCCCTGCGCGCGGGCGCGCTGCCGCTGGCCCTGCACCCGGCGATGACCTTCACCGGCACCCCCATGGACGTGCAGCGCCTGGCCGGCTGCTCGTTCGGCGTCACCGCCCCCGAGGAGCTGCGGCTGGCCGCCGAGGCACTCGTCATCGAGATGGGCGGCGAGCCCGAGTGGATCGCCGAGGAGATGCGGCCGCTCTACCACGCGGCGCTCGCCCTGGGCGCCAACCACCTGGTCACCCTGGTCGCCCAGTCCCTGGAACTGCTGCGCGCGTCCGGCGTCGAGGCCCCCGACCGGATGCTCGGCCCGCTGCTCGGCGCCGCCCTCGACAACGCCCTGCGCTCCGGCGACGCGGCCCTGACCGGCCCCGTCGCGCGCGGGGACGCGGGCACGGTCGCCGCCCACGTCGAGCAGTTGCGCAGGCACGCCCCGCAGACCGTCGCCGGCTACCTGGCCATGGCGCGCGCGACCGCGGACCGGGCGCTCGCACACGGCCTGCTGAAGCCGGAACTCGCGGAGGACCTCCTCGGGGTACTCGCCCACGGGACCGACGGCACCGAAGGGGACGCCCCATGA
- the panC gene encoding pantoate--beta-alanine ligase, with product MTTALLRTADALHARAREGRRAVVMTMGALHEGHATLVRTAREIAGPDGEVVVTVFVNPLQFGRGEDLDRYPRTLDADLELAEQSGADAVFAPSLDEVYPGGEPQVRISAGPMGERLEGSSRPGHFDGMLTVVAKLLHLTRPDIALYGQKDAQQLALIRRMVRDLNFGVEIVGVPTVREDDGLALSSRNRYLSPDERRTALALSRALFAGRDRHAAQEALRARAREVPATRARAEALSAIGESRAAADTHAVVKAAPAGPAAVRAAARLVLDEAARLSPPLALDYLALVDPSDFTEIEDDFTGEAVLAVAARVGTTRLIDNIPLTFGAAS from the coding sequence ATGACCACCGCCCTGCTGCGCACCGCCGACGCCCTGCACGCCCGCGCGCGCGAGGGCCGCCGCGCCGTCGTGATGACCATGGGCGCCCTGCACGAGGGCCACGCCACGCTCGTCCGCACCGCGCGCGAGATCGCCGGGCCCGACGGCGAGGTCGTCGTCACCGTCTTCGTGAACCCGCTGCAGTTCGGCCGCGGCGAGGACCTCGACCGCTACCCGCGCACCCTGGACGCCGACCTCGAACTCGCCGAACAGTCCGGCGCGGACGCGGTGTTCGCGCCCTCCCTGGACGAGGTGTACCCGGGCGGCGAGCCCCAGGTCCGGATCAGCGCCGGCCCCATGGGGGAGCGCCTCGAGGGCAGCTCCCGCCCCGGCCACTTCGACGGCATGCTCACCGTCGTCGCCAAGCTGCTGCACCTCACCCGCCCCGACATCGCGCTGTACGGGCAGAAGGACGCCCAGCAGCTCGCCCTGATCCGCCGCATGGTGCGCGACCTGAACTTCGGCGTCGAGATCGTCGGCGTCCCCACCGTGCGCGAGGACGACGGCCTGGCCCTGTCCAGCCGCAACCGCTACCTCTCGCCGGACGAGCGGCGCACGGCGCTCGCCCTGTCCCGCGCGCTGTTCGCCGGCCGCGACCGGCACGCGGCGCAGGAGGCGCTGCGCGCGCGGGCCCGTGAAGTGCCCGCCACGCGCGCGCGTGCCGAGGCGCTGAGCGCCATAGGCGAGTCCCGCGCGGCGGCCGACACGCACGCCGTCGTGAAGGCCGCTCCCGCCGGCCCCGCGGCGGTCCGCGCGGCGGCCCGCCTGGTCCTCGACGAGGCCGCCCGCCTCAGCCCCCCGCTCGCGCTGGACTACCTGGCCCTCGTCGACCCGTCCGACTTCACCGAGATCGAGGACGACTTCACCGGCGAGGCCGTCCTCGCCGTCGCCGCCCGGGTCGGGACGACCCGGCTGATCGACAACATCCCCCTGACCTTCGGAGCCGCCTCGTGA
- a CDS encoding L-aspartate oxidase — MTSTGIRLHAPAPGWDIAADVVVVGSGVAGLTAALRCEAAGLTTVVVTKARLDDGSTRWAQGGIAAALGEGDTPEQHLDDTLVAGAGLCDEEAVRILVTEGPDAVRRLIETGAHFDESSEGRLELTREGGHHRRRIAHAGGDATGAEISRALVEAVRARGLRTIENALVLDLLTDADGRTAGVTLHVMGEGQHDGVGAVHAPAVVLATGGMGQVFSATTNPSVSTGDGVALALRAGAEVSDLEFVQFHPTVLFLGPDAEGQQPLVSEAVRGEGAHLVDAHGVRFMVGQHELAELAPRDIVAKGIMRRMQEQGAEHMFLDARHFGADMWEHRFPTILAACRAHGIDPVHEPIPIAPAAHYASGGVRTDPHGRTTVPGLYACGEVACTGVHGANRLASNSLLEGLVYAERIVADIAASRVGDGLHARVPAPVEHPEKPAHPLLAAEDRFTIQRIMTEGAGVLRSAASMATAADALQRLHTEARDALDENGKTAEPGVDTWEATNLLCVARVLVAAARLREETRGCHWREDHAERDDARWRRHIVVRLNPDRTLAVHTTDTADFPPTRQHQPAQRPQEQ; from the coding sequence GTGACCAGCACAGGCATACGACTGCACGCGCCCGCGCCCGGGTGGGACATCGCCGCGGACGTCGTGGTCGTCGGCTCCGGCGTCGCCGGCCTGACCGCCGCCCTGCGCTGCGAGGCGGCCGGCCTGACGACGGTCGTCGTCACCAAGGCCCGCCTGGACGACGGCTCCACCCGCTGGGCGCAGGGCGGCATCGCCGCGGCCCTCGGCGAGGGCGACACGCCCGAACAGCACCTGGACGACACGCTGGTGGCGGGCGCGGGCCTGTGCGACGAGGAGGCCGTCCGGATCCTCGTCACCGAGGGCCCCGATGCCGTACGCCGGCTCATCGAGACGGGCGCCCACTTCGACGAGTCGTCCGAAGGACGCCTGGAACTCACCCGTGAGGGCGGCCACCACCGCCGCCGTATCGCCCACGCCGGCGGCGACGCGACCGGCGCGGAGATCTCCCGCGCGCTGGTCGAGGCGGTCCGCGCGCGGGGCCTGCGCACGATCGAGAACGCGCTCGTCCTGGACCTCCTCACGGACGCCGACGGCCGCACCGCCGGTGTCACCCTGCACGTCATGGGAGAGGGCCAGCACGACGGTGTGGGCGCCGTGCACGCCCCCGCGGTCGTCCTCGCGACGGGCGGCATGGGCCAGGTCTTCTCCGCGACCACCAACCCGTCCGTGTCGACGGGCGACGGCGTGGCGCTGGCCCTGCGCGCGGGCGCGGAGGTCTCCGACCTGGAGTTCGTGCAGTTCCACCCGACGGTGCTGTTCCTGGGCCCGGACGCGGAAGGCCAGCAGCCGCTGGTCTCCGAGGCGGTGCGCGGCGAAGGCGCCCACCTGGTGGACGCCCACGGCGTGCGCTTCATGGTCGGGCAGCACGAACTCGCGGAGCTCGCCCCCCGGGACATCGTCGCCAAGGGGATCATGCGCCGCATGCAGGAACAGGGCGCCGAGCACATGTTCCTCGACGCGCGGCACTTCGGCGCCGACATGTGGGAGCACCGCTTCCCGACGATCCTCGCCGCCTGCCGCGCGCACGGCATCGACCCGGTGCACGAGCCCATCCCGATCGCCCCGGCCGCCCACTACGCCTCCGGCGGCGTCCGCACCGACCCGCACGGCCGCACCACCGTCCCCGGCCTGTACGCGTGCGGCGAGGTCGCCTGCACCGGCGTGCACGGTGCGAACCGGCTCGCGTCGAACTCCCTCCTGGAGGGTCTGGTCTACGCGGAGCGCATCGTCGCCGACATCGCGGCGAGCCGCGTCGGCGACGGCCTCCACGCGCGCGTGCCCGCCCCGGTCGAGCACCCCGAGAAGCCCGCCCACCCCCTGCTCGCCGCCGAGGACCGGTTCACGATCCAGCGGATCATGACGGAGGGCGCCGGCGTCCTGCGCTCCGCCGCGTCCATGGCCACCGCGGCCGACGCCCTCCAGCGGCTGCACACCGAAGCCCGGGACGCCCTCGACGAGAACGGCAAGACCGCCGAGCCCGGCGTCGACACCTGGGAGGCCACCAACCTGCTGTGCGTGGCCCGCGTCCTGGTCGCCGCCGCCCGCCTGCGCGAGGAGACCCGGGGCTGCCACTGGCGCGAGGACCACGCCGAGCGCGACGACGCCCGGTGGCGCCGTCACATCGTCGTACGACTCAATCCGGACCGCACACTCGCCGTACACACCACCGATACCGCAGACTTCCCCCCGACCCGGCAGCACCAGCCGGCGCAGCGTCCCCAGGAGCAGTGA
- the nadC gene encoding carboxylating nicotinate-nucleotide diphosphorylase — protein sequence MSTPDLPLAPTGGCGDGCACGADGGEEYLECGLDPALAQLLADAGLDPVEVEDIANVAIQEDLDHGVDVTTVATIPEDAVATADFTAREAGVVAGLRVAEAVLSVVCTDELEVERHVEDGDRVEEGQKLLSVTTRTRDLLTAERSALNLMCRLSGIATATRAWADALEGTKARVRDTRKTTPGLRSLEKYAVRCGGGVNHRMSLSDAALVKDNHVVAAGGVAQAFKAVREAFPDVPIEVEVDTLHQLREVVDAGADLILLDNFTPGECQEAVALVHGRAALEASGRLTLGNAKAYADTGVDYLAVGALTHSSPILDIGLDLREAE from the coding sequence GTGAGCACCCCCGACCTTCCCCTCGCGCCGACCGGCGGCTGCGGCGACGGCTGTGCCTGTGGCGCCGACGGCGGCGAGGAATACCTGGAGTGCGGGCTCGACCCCGCGCTCGCCCAACTCCTGGCCGACGCGGGTCTCGACCCGGTGGAGGTCGAGGACATCGCCAACGTCGCCATCCAGGAGGACCTCGACCACGGTGTGGACGTGACGACCGTCGCGACCATCCCGGAGGACGCCGTCGCCACCGCCGACTTCACCGCACGCGAGGCGGGCGTCGTGGCCGGCCTCAGGGTCGCCGAAGCGGTCCTCTCGGTCGTCTGCACGGACGAGCTGGAGGTCGAGCGGCACGTGGAGGACGGCGACCGCGTCGAGGAGGGCCAGAAGCTCCTGTCGGTCACCACCCGCACCCGCGACCTCCTGACCGCCGAGCGCAGCGCGCTGAACCTCATGTGCCGCCTGTCGGGCATCGCGACCGCCACGCGCGCGTGGGCGGACGCCCTGGAGGGCACCAAGGCGCGCGTGCGGGACACCCGCAAGACGACGCCGGGCCTGCGCTCCCTGGAGAAGTACGCGGTGCGCTGCGGCGGCGGCGTCAACCACCGCATGTCGCTGTCCGACGCGGCCCTGGTCAAGGACAACCACGTGGTCGCAGCGGGCGGCGTCGCCCAGGCCTTCAAGGCCGTACGGGAGGCCTTCCCGGACGTGCCGATCGAGGTCGAGGTCGACACCCTGCACCAGCTGCGCGAGGTCGTGGACGCCGGCGCCGACCTGATCCTGCTGGACAACTTCACGCCGGGCGAGTGCCAGGAGGCGGTGGCCCTCGTCCACGGCCGCGCGGCGCTGGAAGCCTCCGGCCGGCTCACCCTCGGCAACGCCAAGGCCTACGCCGACACCGGCGTCGACTACCTCGCCGTAGGGGCCCTCACCCACTCCTCGCCGATCCTGGACATCGGCCTGGACCTGCGCGAGGCGGAGTAG
- a CDS encoding type III pantothenate kinase — translation MLLTIDVGNTHTVLGLFDGEDIVEHWRISTDARRTADELAVLLQGLMGMHPLLGDELGDGIDGIAICATVPSVLHELREVTRRYYGDVPAVLVEPGVKTGVPILTDNPKEVGADRIINAVAAVELYSGPAIVVDFGTATTFDAVSARGEYVGGVIAPGIEISVEALGVKGAQLRKIEVARPRSVIGKNTVEAMQSGIIYGFAGQVDGVVNRMARELAEDPEDVTVIATGGLAPMVLGESSVIDEHEPWLTLIGLRLVYERNVSRM, via the coding sequence ATGCTCCTCACGATCGACGTGGGCAACACGCACACGGTTCTGGGCCTGTTCGACGGCGAGGACATCGTCGAGCACTGGCGGATCTCCACGGACGCGCGCCGCACGGCCGACGAGCTGGCGGTGCTGCTCCAGGGCCTGATGGGGATGCACCCGCTCCTCGGCGACGAGCTGGGTGACGGCATCGACGGGATCGCGATCTGCGCGACCGTACCCTCGGTGCTGCACGAACTGCGCGAGGTGACGCGCCGCTACTACGGCGACGTGCCCGCCGTGCTCGTCGAGCCGGGCGTGAAGACCGGCGTGCCGATCCTGACCGACAACCCCAAGGAGGTCGGCGCCGACCGGATCATCAACGCGGTGGCGGCGGTCGAGCTGTACAGCGGCCCGGCCATCGTCGTGGACTTCGGTACGGCGACGACGTTCGACGCCGTCTCCGCGCGCGGGGAGTACGTCGGCGGTGTCATCGCGCCCGGTATCGAGATCTCCGTCGAGGCGCTCGGCGTCAAGGGGGCGCAGCTGCGGAAGATCGAGGTGGCACGTCCCCGCAGCGTGATCGGCAAGAACACCGTCGAGGCGATGCAGTCCGGGATCATCTACGGGTTCGCCGGCCAGGTGGACGGGGTCGTGAACCGGATGGCGCGGGAGCTGGCGGAGGACCCGGAGGATGTGACGGTCATCGCCACGGGCGGACTCGCGCCGATGGTGCTGGGCGAGTCGTCGGTGATCGACGAGCACGAGCCGTGGCTGACGTTGATCGGACTGCGGCTGGTGTACGAGCGGAACGTGTCCCGCATGTGA
- a CDS encoding BlaI/MecI/CopY family transcriptional regulator: protein MPRPLGELEDAVMTRVWKWNRPVTVREVLEDLQQERSIAYTTVMTVLDNLHQKGWVRREAEGRAYRYEAVSTRAAYAAALMNDAWSQSDNPAAALVAFFGMMSDEQRLALRDAVRIVEGPESSEAAPAPETGGPNPGSAPEGHGR, encoded by the coding sequence GTGCCTCGCCCATTGGGAGAACTCGAAGACGCGGTCATGACGCGGGTGTGGAAGTGGAACCGCCCGGTGACCGTTCGAGAAGTCCTGGAAGATCTCCAACAGGAACGGTCCATCGCGTACACCACGGTGATGACCGTTCTGGACAATCTCCATCAGAAGGGCTGGGTGCGCCGTGAGGCGGAAGGCCGGGCCTATCGATATGAGGCGGTCTCGACCCGGGCCGCGTACGCCGCCGCCCTGATGAACGACGCCTGGTCCCAGAGTGACAACCCGGCAGCCGCTCTCGTCGCGTTCTTCGGGATGATGAGCGATGAACAGCGACTTGCCCTGCGGGACGCCGTTCGCATCGTCGAGGGGCCGGAATCGTCCGAAGCGGCGCCCGCCCCCGAAACGGGCGGCCCGAACCCCGGCTCGGCACCGGAGGGCCACGGGCGATAG
- a CDS encoding amino-acid N-acetyltransferase — MSAESSAESPAAESPEVTAKAITVRRARTGDVPAVRRLLDAYVRDRILLDKAMVTLYEDIQEFWVAERDDNAEVVGCGALHVMWEDLAEVRTLAVKPGLKGAGVGHQLLEKLLHTARWLGVRRVFCLTFEVDFFGKHGFVEIGETPVDTDVYAELLRSYDEGVAEFLGLERVKPNTLGNSRMLLHL; from the coding sequence ATGTCAGCAGAGAGCTCAGCGGAGAGTCCAGCCGCGGAGAGTCCCGAAGTCACCGCGAAAGCCATCACCGTCCGGCGGGCCCGGACCGGCGATGTCCCGGCCGTCCGGCGTCTCCTTGACGCGTACGTCCGCGACCGCATCCTGCTCGACAAAGCGATGGTGACGCTTTACGAGGACATCCAGGAGTTCTGGGTCGCCGAACGGGACGACAACGCCGAGGTCGTGGGCTGCGGTGCCCTGCACGTGATGTGGGAAGACCTCGCGGAAGTCCGCACTCTCGCGGTGAAGCCCGGCCTGAAGGGCGCCGGTGTCGGCCATCAGTTGCTGGAGAAGTTGCTGCACACCGCGCGCTGGCTCGGTGTTCGGCGTGTTTTCTGCCTGACCTTCGAAGTGGACTTCTTCGGCAAGCACGGCTTCGTGGAGATCGGCGAGACACCCGTCGACACCGATGTCTACGCGGAGCTGCTGCGTTCCTATGACGAAGGCGTGGCGGAGTTCCTCGGTCTCGAACGAGTGAAACCGAACACCTTGGGCAACAGCCGGATGCTTCTGCATCTGTGA
- a CDS encoding Lsr2 family protein, whose product MAQKVQVLLVDDLDGGEADETVTFALDGKTYEIDLTTANADKLRGLLDPYVKGGRRTGGRASGGRGKARAASGGSQDTAQIRAWAKENGYEVNDRGRVPASIREAYEKANG is encoded by the coding sequence GTGGCACAGAAGGTTCAGGTCCTTCTTGTCGATGACCTCGACGGCGGCGAGGCGGACGAGACCGTCACGTTCGCGTTGGACGGCAAGACGTACGAGATCGATCTCACGACCGCCAATGCGGACAAGCTGCGCGGCCTTCTCGACCCTTACGTGAAGGGCGGCCGGCGTACTGGAGGCCGTGCTTCGGGTGGGCGTGGAAAGGCGCGTGCCGCTTCCGGCGGCAGCCAGGACACCGCGCAGATCCGTGCCTGGGCGAAGGAGAACGGTTACGAGGTCAATGACCGCGGCCGTGTTCCGGCGTCCATTCGCGAGGCTTACGAGAAGGCCAACGGCTGA
- a CDS encoding SCO3374 family protein, with product MPPGNPRIPVRLSVGLRFDVLDVPAEAGRAALRHLSAGSPVALQDGRMRFLVAAGSAEELPGLLDWLEWGTLPLDLAMIGEGGVMDAPAPPDRGPRRERELSTAARPPREAGRPAPGPRGSGPGPATTTRFTAPPAPAGPAAAGVRPFPPGLSGDMQGAAVWMRPPEPGCEVEASLPTVSALGGGGGAPDLVRVLSTVATQCHRLRLRRACARPSTVPRTRH from the coding sequence GTGCCGCCGGGGAATCCCCGCATTCCGGTACGGCTCTCGGTCGGTCTGCGCTTCGACGTCCTGGACGTGCCGGCCGAGGCGGGACGGGCGGCCCTGCGTCACCTGTCCGCCGGTTCTCCGGTGGCCCTGCAGGACGGCCGGATGCGTTTCCTGGTGGCCGCGGGCAGCGCGGAGGAACTTCCGGGGCTGCTGGACTGGCTGGAGTGGGGCACGCTGCCGCTCGACCTCGCGATGATCGGCGAGGGAGGCGTGATGGACGCGCCGGCTCCCCCTGACCGGGGGCCTCGCCGCGAACGGGAGCTGTCGACGGCGGCACGTCCGCCCCGTGAGGCGGGTCGGCCCGCGCCCGGTCCGCGCGGCTCCGGGCCGGGGCCTGCCACGACGACGCGGTTCACCGCTCCCCCGGCACCGGCCGGTCCGGCCGCGGCCGGCGTGCGGCCGTTCCCTCCGGGCCTCTCCGGGGACATGCAGGGGGCCGCCGTGTGGATGCGGCCCCCCGAGCCTGGGTGCGAGGTGGAGGCCTCGCTGCCGACGGTGTCGGCGCTGGGGGGCGGTGGGGGCGCCCCCGATCTCGTACGTGTGCTGAGCACCGTGGCGACACAGTGCCATCGCCTGCGGCTGCGCCGCGCGTGCGCCCGGCCGTCGACCGTCCCCCGGACCCGGCACTGA